TTTTTTTCGATCCGGGGCCGATATAAGCGGTGGTCATTGGAATTGGGCTTGGTTCCGTTGAGCCTTTGTCGTAAATCTGGCGCCCTGCCTCGACACCTGCATTTTGAAATCAAGAAGATCACGATGACCGATCCTGTCCCGATGCCGGACACATCCTTTCAGCCGTTTGAATATGTTCATGGTGACGAGACCGCAGGCATCTTGCTCTTGTGTGACCATGCGCGGAACACGGTTCCGGATGAGTATGGTGATCTTGGGGTCCCTGCCGCGCAGTTCGAGCGGCACATTGGGTATGATATTGGAGCTCGTGCTGTCACGATGGAACTGGCTCGCCGTCTCAATGCTCCGGCTTGCTTGTCGACGTTCTCAAGATTGTTGATTGATCCCAATCGGGGCGAAGATGACCCAACCCTGATCATGCGCTTGTCGGATGGTGCCATTGTCCCAGGGAATGCAGCAGTTGATGCGACTGAGAGGCGGCGGCGGATTGATCTTTTTCACAAGCCGTATCATGACCTGATCGATGCAGCGCTGGATCGGATGATGGCGGTTGCGCCGGCGCCAGTGATCATTTCGATCCATAGTTTCACGCCAGTCTGGCGGGGCGTCCCAAGACCTTGGCATGTCACGGTGCTCTGGGACAGCGACCCGCGCGCTGTCGATCCCATACTGGCAGGTTTGCGGGCACAAGCCGATCTGGTTGTCGGAGACAACGAGCCCTACGATGGTGCTCTTGAAAATGACACGATGTACCGGCACGCAACCAAGCGGGGCCTGTCTCAAGCGCTGCTGGAGATTCGGCAAGACCTGATCGGAGATAACCGAGGGGCGATGGAGTGGGCCGATCGGCTGGAGCCAATACTGAAGGACCTCTCGCAATCGTCAGAATGCCGTCAGGTTCGGCACTATGTTTCGCGTTGTGTCAGCAAATGACCGCTCGGTTTCATGAGCAGAGTTGAGGGAGATGAGTTGATATGGATGAGCAAACGAAAA
This window of the Roseibium alexandrii DFL-11 genome carries:
- a CDS encoding N-formylglutamate amidohydrolase; protein product: MTDPVPMPDTSFQPFEYVHGDETAGILLLCDHARNTVPDEYGDLGVPAAQFERHIGYDIGARAVTMELARRLNAPACLSTFSRLLIDPNRGEDDPTLIMRLSDGAIVPGNAAVDATERRRRIDLFHKPYHDLIDAALDRMMAVAPAPVIISIHSFTPVWRGVPRPWHVTVLWDSDPRAVDPILAGLRAQADLVVGDNEPYDGALENDTMYRHATKRGLSQALLEIRQDLIGDNRGAMEWADRLEPILKDLSQSSECRQVRHYVSRCVSK